Proteins from a single region of Plasmodium brasilianum strain Bolivian I chromosome 13, whole genome shotgun sequence:
- a CDS encoding ankyrin-repeat protein codes for MFKKIHLSLKKKEKKDMHLHKLKKIYSQLKVIRYFMYIHNDEIKYIFIKLLYKKLFHSKTISAIIIDDLTLFIKKCRDKVVIDGNTISEKSVLKNSQCDEVFSILNIKTQLNNHLTFLIKKIRNSSLEKEGSYKKDYVLKNYDTKRNRHILLGVIKWLLYSYRKRERSKVKRDIRVTEEEDRISGRRLIWMSNKNDGFSPSYGHKISGRKKMSKNYLNGYRINNKIGNTKILMGAVKSNLKVNKKCSRERSTTCLRNSNKDCYFSMEKKNITACYPYLSKCTDHDVFSGNLYQHALYPVKVKKELKKANISEFYTNSINLKSDKCYIPNDNNFSSNSFFKILLSCNGNGYLLNNKKKQNNVVVNGERKHFIYGKNYLDRKISTTMNITSNKKFFKKIFIKSLECTSHPYIYNLNCRTCHFICSINKTYSIIKRIKCIEPCCNIGCKKIFKEWVSNSFILNSGKGKNWHIHPRRYKKELDKNGKKGGTEKMKDHTEGRKIDRSEFPADWADERSENREEYMAEYTRKYTIKKTCKKMRKNTGECEKVHISPHTSNSNDKKKINCTLKKNENNKRSSKNEHETVEAYLINFCRINSNDSLIEVNQRINGREIDRTNEREVDRTNEREVDRMNERANEWTNERANEWTNEREVDRANERANAWTNAYNEELSYSELDVYMGEYREGLGGSSMMDDISDMQPIHLATKEGNIELVKTFIKSGTYINSKTRIRKFTPLHLSASKGDIDSVKFLVSNNADINALSSDNETPLWCASISNHLEVCKYFLENGALVNLNLGKKYDSPLHAACMMGNFDIVKLLTEKGADITCLDLNLLEPLHYASFEGHKGIVKYLIYKQIEQSLSKKMEEIVSIMKKYNVYIKNLEMHYYLKYKSIFKKRITSKALCCAITSGNYKIVDVILKKGADPNYFDARLQLFPIHAASITGNIRIFKSLIQRGANVFMRTTCDNLPIDLTEDNEIRQFTLQYSRKINLRNAWILRIKTKTHIFSLLTYDSFYHLCTFF; via the coding sequence atgtttaaaaaaattcacCTCAGcttgaagaaaaaagaaaagaaggaCATGCATTTacacaaattaaaaaagatatattctCAATTAAAAGTTATCcgatattttatgtatatacataatgatgaaattaaatatatttttattaagttGTTATACAAGAAACTTTTTCACTCGAAAACCATTTCTGCTATTATAATAGATGACCTGAccttgttcataaaaaaatgtagggACAAAGTTGTAATTGATGGAAATACAATAAGTGAAAAAtctgttttaaaaaattctcaATGTGATGAAGTATttagtattttaaatataaagactcaattaaataatcatttaacgtttttaattaaaaaaattagaaattcTTCTTTGGAAAAAGAGGGAAGTTATAAGAAAGATTATGTCTTGAAAAACTATGATACGAAGAGAAACAGACATATTTTGTTAGGTGTAATTAAATGGTTGTTATATAGCTATCGAAAGAGGGAAAGGTCAAAAGTGAAAAGGGATATCAGAGTAACTGAAGAGGAAGATCGAATAAGCGGAAGGCGGCTCATCTGGATGAGTAACAAAAACGACGGTTTTTCTCCGTCATATGGGCATAAAATAAGTGGtaggaaaaaaatgagtaaaaaTTACCTGAATGGATACAggataaataacaaaataggaaatacaaaaattttaatgggAGCGGtaaaaagtaatttaaaggtaaacaaaaaatgttcAAGAGAAAGGAGTACTACATGTTTAAGAAATAGTAACAAGGATTGCTATTTTTCTATggagaaaaagaatataacaGCATGCTATCCGTACCTCTCAAAATGTACGGATCATGATGTTTTTTCTGGTAATTTATACCAACATGCTCTTTACCCTGTTAAGGTAAAAAAGGAGTTGAAAAAAGCGAACATCTCCGAGTTTTATACAAACagtattaatttaaaatctGACAAGTGCTACATTccaaatgataataatttttcgagtaattctttttttaaaattttactttcatGCAATGGTAATGGTTATctcttaaataataaaaaaaagcaaaataatgtGGTTGTCAATGGAGAGAGAAAACACTTCATATATGGTAAGAACTACCTTGACAGAAAAATTAGTACCACAATGAACATAacaagtaataaaaaattttttaaaaaaatatttataaaaagccTAGAATGTACAAGtcatccatatatatataacttgaACTGTCGCACTTGCCACTTTATATGTTCAATCAACAAAACTTACAGTATTATCAAACgtataaaatgtatagaGCCATGTTGCAATATTGGCTGTAAAAAGATTTTCAAAGAGTGGGTTAgcaattcttttattttaaattcagGTAAGGGGAAAAATTGGCATATTCATCCGAGGAGGTACAAGAAAGAGTTGGATAAAAACGGTAAAAAGGGAGgaacagaaaaaatgaaggatCATACTGAAGGAAGAAAAATCGATAGAAGTGAATTCCCCGCTGACTGGGCGGATGAAAGAAGCGAAAATAGGGAAGAATACATGGCAGAATATACAAGAAAATATACGATAAAAAAGACGTGTAAAAAGATGAGAAAAAATACTGGAGAATGTGAAAAAGTTCATATAAGCCCACACACCAGCAACAGCAATgataagaagaaaataaattgtacgttgaagaaaaatgaaaacaataaGAGGAGCTCAAAGAATGAACACGAAACAGTGGAagcatatttaataaatttttgcaGAATTAATAGTAACGACAGCTTAATAGAAGTAAATCAAAGGATAAACGGAAGGGAAATCGACAGAACGAACGAAAGGGAAGTCGACAGAACGAATGAAAGGGAAGTCGACAGAATGAACGAAAGGGCAAACGAATGGACGAACGAAAGGGCAAACGAATGGACGAACGAAAGGGAAGTCGACAGAGCGAATGAAAGGGCAAACGCATGGACGAATGCATATAATGAAGAACTGAGTTATAGCGAATTGGATGTATACATGGGAGAGTACAGAGAAGGTCTAGGGGGGTCCTCTATGATGGATGATATCTCAGATATGCAACCAATACATTTAGCAACAAAAGAAGGTAACATTGAGTTagtaaaaacatttataaagtcaggcacatatataaatagtaaaacaagaataagaaaatttaCACCATTACATTTATCAGCCTCGAAAGGTGATATCGATTCAGTTAAATTTTTAGTTAGTAATAATGCTGATATAAATGCATTGTCATCTGATAATGAAACTCCCCTATGGTGTGCGTCTATATCAAATCATTTAGAAGTTTGCAAATATTTTCTAGAGAATGGTGCATtagttaatttaaatttaggtaaaaaatatgactCCCCTTTACATGCTGCATGTATGATGGGTAACTTTGATATTGTAAAATTGTTAACTGAAAAAGGAGCAGATATTACATGCTTGGATTTAAATTTATTGGAACCACTTCATTATGCTTCCTTTGAAGGGCATAAAGGTATtgtgaaatatttaatttataaacaaattGAACAATCATTGagtaaaaaaatggaagaaattGTTAgcattatgaaaaaatataatgtatacatcaaaaatttagaaatgcattattatttgaaatataaatctatttttaaaaaaagaataacaagTAAAGCATTATGTTGTGCAATAACTTCgggaaattataaaattgttgatgttattttaaaaaaaggagctGACCCAAATTATTTTGATGCACGCTTGCAACTATTTCCAATTCATGCTGCATCCATAACTGGCAATAtcagaatatttaaaagtttAATACAAAGAGGAGCAAATGTGTTTATGAGAACTACCTGTGATAACTTACCCATAGATCTTACAGAAGATAACGAAATTAGACAATTTACTTTGCAATACtcaagaaaaattaatttaagaaATGCCTGGATTTTAaggataaaaacaaaaactcacattttttcacttttgaCGTATGACTCCTTTTACCATCTTTGCactttcttttaa
- a CDS encoding nucleolar GTP-binding protein 2: MVRRGNLRLKNLKLARSNVSNVKLDSRSISKENERKKKEEKQKRLKMYRKKADLKKMNKKINEVRRIEPNIKWFNNSRIISQNKLEIFRNKLEECTHDPFSIVIKRSKIPFELLKDEKDCVTKKYKNENLLRIENYNDVFSKKKKRKKPKLNVCTMEEFANNAKRKLCKYETEKDTSLVEKKEKNKNKEREKKYSRDELLKIGQSKRIWTELYKVIDSSDIILEVLDARDPVGTRCKRVEQNIKKHRSNKHIILLINKIDLIPTSVAEKWIKLLSKEYPTIAYHASINKPFGKDDLFNIIRQFSQFYKNQKKKHIHIGLIGYPNVGKSAIINSLKKKVVCVSASVPGQTKYWQFIKLTTKIYLIDSPGIVPYNIEDSDKIIRNTMRLEKITNPHFYIDDILKIVNKKYILNIYKLPQDLTFENSEEFLEILAKKMGKLLKGGQPDITAASKIIISDWIKGKIPYFVNPDTYLREGSGEKQIGVEEGESEEFDKCNESNGEKYVEDK; encoded by the coding sequence ATGGTGAGGAGGGGAAACCTGAGGTTGAAAAACCTAAAACTTGCTCGGAGCAACGTGAGCAACGTAAAACTTGACAGTCGTTCGATAagtaaagaaaatgaaagaaagaaaaaggaggAAAAGCAGAAACGCTTAAAAATGTATAGGAAGAAAGcggatttaaaaaaaatgaacaaaaaaattaacgaaGTAAGAAGAATAGAACCCAATATAAAATGGTTTAACAATTCACGAATTATTAGTCAGAATAAATTGGAAATTTTTCGAAATAAATTAGAAGAATGTACACATGACCCATTCAGTATTGTTATTAAAAGGTCAAAAATACCATTTGAATTGTTAAAGGATGAAAAGGATTGTGTaaccaaaaaatataaaaatgaaaatttgttaagaattgaaaattataatgatgtatttagtaaaaaaaaaaaaagaaaaaaaccaaaattaaatgtatgtacTATGGAAGAATTTGCAAATAATGCTAAAAGGAAATTGTGCAAATACGAAACAGAAAAAGATACATCCCtagttgaaaaaaaagaaaaaaataaaaataaagaaagagaaaaaaaatatagtagagatgaattattaaaaataggtCAATCCAAAAGAATATGGACTGAGTTATATAAAGTAATAGACAGTTCAGACATTATATTAGAAGTATTAGATGCAAGAGATCCAGTTGGAACAAGATGTAAAAGAgtagaacaaaatattaaaaaacatagatcaaataaacatattattttacttattaacaaaattgatTTAATACCTACATCAGTAGCAGAGAAATGGATAAAGCTTCTTTCAAAAGAATATCCCACTATTGCATATCATGCAAGTATTAATAAACCATTTGGAAAAGatgatttatttaatattattagacagttttctcaattttataaaaatcaaaaaaagaagcatatTCATATAGGTTTAATAGGTTATCCAAATGTAGGCAAAAGTGCTATAATTAAttcactaaaaaaaaaagttgttTGTGTGTCAGCTTCTGTACCAGGTCAAACTAAATATTGGCAATTCATAAAGTTGACTACtaagatatatttaattgattCTCCAGGAATTGTACCATACAATATTGAAGATTctgataaaattattaggAATACTATGAGACTTGAAAAAATTACCAACccacatttttatattgatgatattttaaaaattgttaacaaaaaatatatattaaatatttataaactaCCACAAGACTTAACATTCGAAAATTCAGAGGAGTTCCTTGAAATTTTGGCcaaaaaaatgggaaagcTTCTAAAGGGTGGACAACCTGATATCACCGCTGCTTCGAAAATTATCATAAGTGACTGGATCAAAGGAAAGATCCCCTACTTCGTCAACCCAGACACGTACTTAAGGGAAGGCAGTGGAGAAAAGCAGATAGGAGTTGAGGAGGGAGAATCGGAGGAATTTGACAAATGCAACGAAAGTAACGGGGAGAAATATGTGGAGGacaaatga
- a CDS encoding 14-3-3 protein: MLSPLDATMKSTDIHAHIRNSASSFFSSKKKSIILSNEKNGLSNKKENYHKNSKEEGKNKIKMNTKKETETNIVNRIMKDKNVNARNQVRDKMMEGEKNVCSKKREKGINNIYYNINNNSNDVDDPNDKDELPPSVEIHRNNCGVNLTKKRTNLNRIKNSKKQTEQNKEKSFENNKVRINNNSSNAAAATTITSAATATAATTTAAITATSSHYQNRKIGKGKAKMSKSFQELNDRKLTPPCSETQSNSPRIFSKNDDDYDIDVHYDENGMEKEENIKIKKKKILEKYSDLFAECINKIKALVRSSTNENLNVKMNRKSIYNFLKVSYKCSDYNYAIVCAILLLLDRLNNPEEELNEMEKEDLENTLRAYSYHCMISYRQTFKAYHHHSDSNYNNMNRSNNVNGVNNNNNALPKKEASEECIMDPVKKKNICNSIRLKIKNDFLLNCEALINIINLIFSTIDEDKNKFYYIHLNANQYKIISDITETGVKYKYEHLANETYKKAYDIGQIYLQPVDINFLQLASHYINFLYFNLGYEQKALQISIEVFDNSCNLLEHIENTEKAYKCSQILTKIRYNIKLWSKKINKNSILLLTF; the protein is encoded by the coding sequence ATGTTAAGCCCACTTGATGCCACTATGAAGTCCACAGacatacatgcacatatcaGAAATTCAGCttcctcatttttttcatcaaaaaaaaaaagcataattttatcaaatgaaaaaaatggcTTGTCTAAtaagaaagaaaattatcataaaaattcaaaagaggaagggaaaaacaaaataaaaatgaacacaAAGAAAGAAACAGAAACAAATATTGTTAATAGAATAATGAAGGACAAAAATGTAAACGCAAGAAATCAAGTAAGAGATAAAATGATGGAGGGCGAAAAAAATGtttgttcaaaaaaaagagaaaaaggaataaacaatatttattataatattaataataacagtaatgatGTCGATGATCCAAATGATAAAGACGAATTGCCACCTTCAGTTGAAATTCACAGAAATAACTGTGGTGTTAATttaacgaaaaaaagaacaaatttgaatagaattaaaaattcaaaaaaacaaactgaacagaataaggaaaaatcgtttgaaaataataaagtgaGAATAAACAATAACAGCTCAAATGCCGCTGctgctactactattacttcCGCCGCTACCGCCactgctgctactactactgccGCTATTACTGCTACTTCTTCCCATTATCAAAACAGAAAAATTGGTAAAGGTAAAGCCAAAATGTCAAAATCTTTTCAAGAGCTAAATGATCGTAAGCTAACACCACCCTGCAGTGAAACGCAATCTAATAGCCCAAggattttttcaaaaaatgatgatgatTACGACATAGATGTGCATTATGATGAAAATGGAatggaaaaagaagaaaacataaaaattaaaaaaaaaaaaattttagaaaaatatagtgATCTCTTTGCAGagtgtataaataaaatcaaaGCATTAGTAAGGAGCAGTactaatgaaaatttaaatgtgaaaatgaatagaaaaagcatatataattttttgaaagtaTCATATAAATGCTCAGATTATAATTATGCCATCGTCTGTGCGATACTTTTGTTATTAGACAGATTAAATAACCCAGAGGAAGAATTAAATGAGATGGAAAAAGAAGACTTAGAAAATACTCTAAGAGCTTATAGTTACCACTGTATGATATCATATAGACAAACCTTTAAGGCGTACCATCACCACAGTGATAGTAACTATAATAACATGAACAGAAGCAATAATGTGAATggtgttaataataataataatgccCTACCAAAAAAAGAAGCGAGTGAGGAATGTATCATGGAcccagtaaaaaaaaaaaatatatgtaacagTATTCggcttaaaataaaaaatgattttcttttaaattgtGAAGCTcttataaacataataaacCTGATCTTTAGCACAATTgatgaagataaaaataaattttattatattcatttaaatgcAAATcagtataaaataatatccGATATAACTGAGACAGGCgtcaaatataaatatgagcATTTAGCTAAcgaaacatataaaaaagccTATGACATAggacaaatatatttacaaccAGTAGATATTAATTTCTTACAGCTAGCTAGTCattatataaactttttatattttaatttaggGTATGAACAAAAGGCTTTACAAATCTCTATTGAAGTTTTTGACAATTCTTGTAATTTATTAGAGCATATAGAAAATACTGAAAAGGCATACAAATGTTCACAAATTCTGACCAAAATACggtataatataaaactgtggtccaaaaaaattaataaaaacagtATTCTGCTCTTAACTTTTTAG